A window of Sutcliffiella cohnii contains these coding sequences:
- a CDS encoding GntR family transcriptional regulator, with protein MSRLENQESIPFYKQLKEKIMEDIEVGKLKHGDKLPSERDLALQYGISRMTARHTLSILEREGLVERRVGAGTFVSNNKIQMDFITFNSFTNDMLGKGLTPSTQVLSIGHMEATPFLAERLQIPVGENMFTVKRLRLVDERPIAIEESFIPERYCRNIEEHITDNTSLYQILESVYGIVLVKAKEYLRVTFSEENESKLLRIRTESPCIFREAVAFDRNNKEIEFSTSLTRSDIVKFYSELNLK; from the coding sequence GAAAAGATTATGGAGGATATTGAAGTAGGTAAATTAAAACATGGAGATAAGCTTCCCTCTGAACGAGATCTTGCTTTACAGTATGGAATTAGTAGAATGACTGCAAGACACACGCTATCGATTTTAGAGAGAGAAGGACTCGTTGAGCGCAGAGTGGGTGCTGGAACATTTGTTTCAAACAATAAGATTCAAATGGATTTTATCACCTTTAACAGTTTTACGAATGACATGCTGGGTAAAGGGCTGACTCCAAGTACACAAGTACTTTCTATCGGTCATATGGAAGCGACTCCTTTTTTAGCAGAGAGACTGCAGATCCCTGTTGGGGAAAATATGTTCACTGTTAAAAGATTGCGACTAGTAGATGAAAGGCCCATTGCCATTGAAGAGTCATTTATTCCTGAACGATATTGTAGAAATATTGAGGAGCATATCACAGATAATACATCGTTATACCAAATATTAGAAAGTGTTTATGGGATTGTGCTTGTAAAAGCAAAAGAGTATTTGAGAGTAACTTTCTCTGAAGAAAATGAAAGCAAATTACTCAGAATCCGTACAGAGAGTCCTTGTATTTTTCGGGAGGCAGTTGCATTTGACCGTAATAACAAGGAAATCGAGTTTTCTACCTCGTTAACTAGAAGTGATATCGTAAAGTTTTATTCGGAGCTTAACCTAAAATGA
- a CDS encoding fructoselysine 6-kinase, with amino-acid sequence MMRVIGVGDNVVDKYVHKQTMYPGGNALNFSVYAKQLGNEAAYLGVFGNDKAASHIIKTLKSLEIDITHCRQHSGENGYAAVDLVDGDRVFIGGNEGGVQKEHPIILTKDDLEYIQTFEIAHSSIYSDMDSELHKIKETKTLLSYDFSSDYTDEKLRDVCKHVDISLLSCGQLSDEEAINLVKQVHSYGSSLVIGTMGSRGAMVYDGDQLYRQEPHFVKPVDTLGAGDSFFTAFILHYIEGKKNKIYESHGELLRESLRKGAEIAAKTCLVDGAFGYGISF; translated from the coding sequence ATGATGAGGGTAATCGGAGTGGGAGACAATGTAGTTGATAAATATGTTCATAAGCAAACGATGTACCCAGGTGGAAATGCATTGAATTTTAGTGTGTATGCGAAACAGCTTGGTAATGAAGCTGCGTACCTAGGCGTCTTTGGAAATGATAAAGCAGCAAGTCACATCATTAAAACATTGAAGAGCTTGGAAATTGATATCACACATTGTCGTCAACATTCAGGGGAAAATGGGTATGCGGCAGTAGATTTAGTGGATGGTGATCGAGTATTTATAGGAGGAAATGAGGGCGGTGTCCAAAAGGAGCATCCAATTATTCTTACAAAAGATGATTTAGAATATATCCAAACCTTTGAAATAGCTCATAGCTCTATTTACAGTGATATGGACTCAGAACTACATAAGATTAAAGAAACGAAAACTCTCCTATCCTATGATTTTTCAAGTGATTATACAGATGAGAAATTGCGTGATGTTTGCAAACATGTTGATATTAGCCTTTTATCTTGTGGACAGTTATCAGATGAGGAAGCTATTAACCTAGTAAAGCAAGTTCATTCTTATGGAAGTAGTTTGGTTATTGGGACGATGGGCTCTCGAGGTGCTATGGTGTACGATGGTGACCAATTGTACCGCCAGGAGCCGCATTTTGTAAAACCTGTTGACACATTAGGAGCAGGAGATTCATTTTTCACCGCATTTATCCTTCATTATATAGAAGGTAAAAAGAACAAAATCTATGAATCACATGGTGAGTTACTAAGAGAGAGCTTACGTAAAGGAGCTGAAATTGCAGCAAAAACCTGTCTTGTTGATGGCGCATTTGGCTATGGGATTTCTTTTTAA
- a CDS encoding ABC transporter substrate-binding protein has translation MKKMTKTLGVMLLMFALILTGCSNSSSSKDSGKTVLKILHKWPQPEYAPYFEEVVEEFEKQNPDIKIQMEAIADEPIKDKLRIILGGNEVPDIMFSWSGEFARKFVRAGAALDLTPYLEEDTAWKDSFIPASLQPFSSDDKNYGIPLRFNGKFFVYNKEIFEKYNLQEPQTWDQFTTLLDTLKQGGETPLILGNESPWAAIHYLTGLNQKMISQDVRMKDYNPRSGEFTDPGYVKAMEMFADLNKNGYLMENVNSSSHDMAVQYFFAGKGAMIYVELEEFQNVENNMNGNWGFFQMPAISEGKGNQNFITGAPDGFIVSSKTKHPEEAIKFLKFLTSKDNAVKLAEQIGWPSPIDGATNPDTALQQVVDGVETMKKSEGMAEWLDTDVHAKVADVYLANIQLLLDGSKSPEEIIKEIQAVAKEVQSEVE, from the coding sequence ATGAAAAAAATGACAAAGACGCTTGGTGTTATGTTGCTGATGTTCGCCCTTATCTTAACAGGGTGTTCCAATTCTTCCTCTAGTAAAGATTCAGGTAAGACTGTCTTGAAAATTTTACACAAGTGGCCTCAACCAGAGTATGCACCTTATTTTGAAGAAGTTGTTGAGGAATTTGAAAAACAAAACCCCGATATTAAGATTCAAATGGAAGCTATTGCAGACGAACCAATTAAGGATAAGCTAAGAATCATTCTTGGTGGTAATGAAGTGCCAGATATCATGTTTTCATGGTCAGGTGAATTTGCTAGAAAATTTGTTCGTGCTGGAGCAGCCTTAGATTTAACTCCTTATTTAGAAGAAGATACTGCTTGGAAAGATAGTTTTATTCCTGCATCCCTTCAGCCATTTTCATCCGACGATAAAAATTATGGTATACCTCTTCGTTTTAATGGAAAATTCTTTGTTTACAATAAAGAAATCTTCGAAAAATATAATCTACAAGAACCTCAGACATGGGATCAATTTACTACACTACTAGACACACTCAAACAAGGTGGAGAAACTCCCCTTATATTAGGAAATGAGAGTCCATGGGCTGCCATTCATTATTTAACTGGACTTAATCAAAAAATGATTTCTCAAGATGTTCGTATGAAGGACTATAATCCACGCTCAGGGGAATTTACTGATCCTGGATATGTAAAGGCAATGGAAATGTTTGCAGATTTAAATAAAAACGGCTATTTAATGGAGAATGTCAACTCTAGTTCCCATGATATGGCTGTACAATATTTCTTCGCTGGTAAAGGAGCTATGATCTATGTTGAATTAGAAGAGTTCCAAAATGTAGAGAATAATATGAATGGAAATTGGGGCTTCTTCCAAATGCCTGCGATTTCAGAAGGAAAAGGCAATCAGAACTTCATTACAGGAGCACCAGATGGATTTATCGTTTCTTCTAAAACGAAGCACCCAGAAGAAGCTATTAAGTTCTTAAAATTCTTAACTAGTAAAGATAATGCTGTAAAACTAGCAGAGCAAATTGGCTGGCCAAGTCCAATTGATGGAGCAACTAACCCAGACACAGCCCTTCAACAGGTTGTTGATGGTGTTGAAACAATGAAGAAATCAGAAGGAATGGCAGAATGGCTGGATACTGACGTTCATGCAAAAGTGGCAGATGTGTATTTAGCTAATATTCAATTGTTGCTAGATGGTTCGAAATCACCTGAAGAAATCATAAAAGAAATCCAGGCAGTTGCGAAAGAAGTTCAAAGTGAAGTCGAATAA
- a CDS encoding carbohydrate ABC transporter permease, whose product MKNSYRNSRTAILYIMPALLIVVLMVFLPIVLNLYNSLFRWNSFDAGKVFVGFDYYFKLFKDPIFYTALKNNFLYAVISLIFQVGLGIVLAAILEDKLIRRFQPFFRTVFFIPSVISIAVVGLMWQLLYNPEVGLVNGALNAIGLSEWTHSWLGDSKTAIYAVVAVSQWQYTGYMTMLFLIAMQKIPYEYYEAAMIDGASKIRTFFHITLPQIKEMILVGSVITVIGAFKVFDEVYVMTGGGPGRSTEVLGTMLYRAAFRNDEMGYASTIGTVIFVITLTLSLIQMRMGKTGKEV is encoded by the coding sequence ATGAAAAATAGTTATCGAAATAGTCGCACTGCGATCCTTTATATTATGCCAGCGCTTCTCATTGTTGTACTAATGGTGTTCTTGCCAATCGTCCTTAATTTGTACAATAGTTTGTTTAGGTGGAATTCATTTGATGCTGGGAAAGTGTTTGTTGGATTCGATTATTATTTTAAATTATTTAAGGATCCTATCTTTTATACAGCACTAAAGAATAACTTTCTATATGCAGTCATTTCTCTTATTTTTCAAGTAGGATTAGGGATAGTTCTAGCTGCGATTCTTGAGGATAAATTGATTCGAAGATTTCAACCGTTTTTCCGAACAGTCTTTTTTATCCCTTCTGTAATCTCGATTGCAGTAGTTGGGTTAATGTGGCAGCTTTTGTATAATCCAGAGGTTGGACTTGTGAATGGGGCATTGAACGCGATTGGTCTATCTGAATGGACCCATTCTTGGTTGGGAGATAGTAAAACAGCGATATATGCCGTTGTTGCGGTCTCTCAATGGCAATACACGGGTTACATGACGATGCTGTTTTTAATAGCGATGCAAAAAATCCCTTATGAATATTATGAAGCTGCCATGATTGATGGTGCTTCCAAAATTAGAACGTTTTTTCACATCACGTTGCCACAAATAAAAGAGATGATCCTTGTTGGAAGTGTGATTACGGTCATTGGCGCATTTAAGGTTTTTGATGAAGTATACGTGATGACTGGTGGGGGTCCAGGACGGTCAACAGAGGTTTTAGGCACGATGCTATATCGAGCCGCCTTTAGGAATGATGAGATGGGCTATGCCTCTACAATCGGTACCGTTATTTTTGTAATTACACTAACTCTATCTTTGATTCAGATGAGGATGGGGAAAACAGGTAAGGAGGTGTAG
- a CDS encoding carbohydrate ABC transporter permease, which produces MKIKNRIFQTIILVWFGLFSLVIIYPLIWLALSGLKSNSDFFLNTWTLPKEWLWSNYKAAWDAGVGKYFFNSIFVTLVSVLLILLIGSMAAYGLSRFQFKGQNVLLILILSGLMLAPQVSLIPLYKLLQFLGLYNTYGALILPYVAFQLPFAIFLMRSYFLSIPRELEESAIIDGCNTWKVFWHIILPMGKPIIASAALLTGMFVWNEFMFALVFIEDSSLRTIPVGLMNLRSQLNTNFGVQLAGLAISALPMIIAYIIFQKQFVRGITAGGVKG; this is translated from the coding sequence ATGAAAATTAAAAATCGAATCTTTCAGACTATCATTTTAGTATGGTTTGGACTGTTTTCATTGGTCATTATCTATCCTCTTATCTGGCTTGCATTAAGTGGTTTAAAATCAAACAGTGATTTTTTCTTGAATACATGGACTTTACCAAAGGAATGGTTGTGGAGTAATTACAAGGCCGCCTGGGATGCGGGGGTCGGAAAATACTTCTTTAACAGCATCTTTGTTACACTTGTTTCTGTTTTACTCATTTTACTGATAGGGTCCATGGCTGCTTATGGATTAAGTCGGTTTCAGTTCAAGGGACAAAATGTATTGCTGATACTTATATTGAGCGGGTTAATGCTAGCTCCACAGGTTAGTTTAATTCCACTCTATAAATTACTTCAATTTTTAGGGTTATACAATACATATGGTGCACTAATCCTACCATATGTTGCCTTTCAATTACCTTTTGCAATCTTTCTAATGAGATCGTATTTTCTTTCGATTCCACGTGAATTAGAAGAATCAGCCATTATCGATGGTTGCAATACTTGGAAGGTGTTCTGGCATATTATCCTTCCAATGGGGAAACCAATTATTGCCTCTGCGGCCCTTTTAACAGGTATGTTCGTTTGGAATGAATTTATGTTTGCACTTGTATTCATTGAAGACTCAAGCCTTCGTACGATTCCAGTCGGACTTATGAACCTAAGAAGTCAGCTAAACACAAACTTTGGAGTCCAATTAGCTGGTTTAGCGATTTCAGCGTTACCGATGATTATTGCATATATCATTTTCCAAAAACAATTTGTTCGAGGAATAACTGCCGGTGGGGTTAAGGGCTAG